TGCAAAATTTGCAGTTGAAGCAGGAGCTGTTGTAATTGATAATACAAGTCACTTTAGAATGGATCCAAAAGTTCCACTTGTTGTTCCAGAGGTTAATCCAGATGATATTGGTCTTTGGAGAGAGACTGGAATTATTGCAAATCCAAATTGTTCAACAATTCAGATGGTGCAAAGCTTAAAACCACTTGATGATTTATATGGTATTAAAAGAGTAGATGTTTCAACATATCAAGCAGTTTCTGGTGCTGGAAAATCTGGGATGGAAGAACTAGTTAAACAGATGCAAGATTTCTTTGCATTTAGATTGGACGAAACAGAGATAAAAGCATTTGCACACCAAATTGCACTTAATGTAATTCCTCAAATTGATGTTGCAATGGAGAATGGTTTTACAAAAGAAGAGATGAAAATGGTAAATGAGACTCAAAAAATTATGCATAAAAACTTTGAAGTTGCAGCAACTTGTGTAAGAGTTCCAGTTTTAAGATCTCATAGTGAATCGCTAACAGTTACATTTAAAGATGGTGTTGATGTTGATGTAAATGAAGTTAGAAATGCATTAGAAAATTTTGAAAATGTAAAAGTAATAGATGATTTACCAAATAAAAAATACCCAATGCCAATAATTTCAACAGATACAGATTTTACATATGTTGGAAGAATTAGAAAAGATGTTTATGCTTCAAATATAATTCATTACTTCAATGTTGCTGATCAAGTAAGAGTTGGGGCTGCTACAAATGCAGTTAGAATTGGTTTAAAATGGATTGAGCTAGAAAGCGAAATGTAAATGTTTGAAAAATTTTTTGAAAATGCCCTTTGGAAAAGTAGATTTATAGTAATTCTTGCTGTAATTTTTGGTTTTATGGGTTCTGTAATTTTATTTATTGTTGCAAGCGTTGATGTAATTAATGTAGCAAAATTTATTTTTACAACATTTATGGATGGGACTCATCCTGAACATTTTCATGAAGATATTGTCGCTGGAATTATTGGAGCAGTTGACCTATATTTGATAGCAGTTGTTTTGTTAATATTCTCTTTTGGAATTTATGAATTATTCATTTCAAAAATAGATGCAGCTTGTTCACCTGAAGATTGTAACTCTATTTTAAATATTAGCTCACTAGATCAGCTAAAAGATAAAATAGCAAAAGTTATTATTATGGTTTTAGTAGTAAACTACTTTCAAAGAGTTTTACATACAAAGTATGAAACACCGCTTGAGTTACTATATTTTTCACTAGCAATAGTAGCTCTTGCTGTTGGGCTTTACTTTACAGGTAAAGTTGGAAAAAAATAAAAAAAGGAATTAAATTATGTCAAAAATTTTTGTAGATGCATGTTTTAGAAGACCAACTCCTTATACTCCAGTTTGGATGATGAGGCAAGCAGGAAGATATCTAAAAGAGTATATGGAAGTTAGATCAAAAGCAGGAAACTTTTTAAATCTTTGTCATAATCCAAAACTTGCAGCTGAAGTTACTATTCAGCCACTTGATATTGTCGGAGTTGATGCTGCAATTTTATTTAGTGATATTTTAGTAATTCCAAATGAGATGGGTATGCATCTTGAGTTTTTACAAGGAGAAGGGCCTGTTTTTAAAGATCCAATTAAAACTGAAGCTGATTTGGATAAACTAATTGGAGGAGTTGAAGCTGCTAATAAATTAACTTATGTTTATGAAACTATAAAACTTTTAAAACAGCAACTGCCTGAAGATAAAGCTTTAATTGGTTTTACAGGTGCACCTTGGACATTAGCAACTTATATGATTGAAGGACAAGGAACAAAAACATATAATCTTTGTAAAAAAATAATGTATTCAAATCCAGAGTTTTTACATAAAATTTTAAGAAAAGTAACAGATGTTGTTAAATTTTATTTAGAAAAACAAATAGAAGCAGGGGCAGATGTTGTTCAAATATTTGATTCTTGGGCAGCTGCAATTGAACCTGGTCGTTATGATGAGTTCTCTTGGAAATATATGGTTGAAATTGCAGAGTATATAAAAGAGAGATACCCACATATTCCTGTAATTATGTTTCCAAAAGGAGTTGCTGCATTTATTGAAAGAGGGCTTGTTTATGGAAACTTTGATGTATTTGGAGTAGATTGGGGAACACCAATGGCACTTGCTAAAGAGAAACTTGGAAGTAAATATGTACTTCAAGGAAATATGGAGCCATGTAGATTGTACTCTAAAGAAGAGACTACAAAATGTGTTGAAGCAATTCAAAATGTTATGAAAGGTGAGGGGCATATATTTAACTTAGGTCATGGAATACTTCCAGATGTTCCAGTTGAAAATGCTATTCACTTTGTAAAAGAGTGTCAAAGAGTAAGTAAAAAGTAGTAAATGATTACTAATTATAAACTTACTTTGCAATAAATTTATAAATTTAATAAATTTATTGCAAAAACTCTTGACAATAAAATTTATTTTTACTATAATTCCACCCCATTAACGATAAAGAAAGATTCCGGCATAGCTCAGCGGTAGAGTAGATGACTGTTAATCATTTGGTCCCTGGTTCGATCCCAGGTGCCGGAGCCATTTTTTTATTTTAATGATTTTAATTTCCGGCATAGCTCAGCGGTAGAGTAGATGACTGTTAATCATTTGGTCCCTGGTTCGATCCCAGGTGCCGGAGCCATTTTATAATTTTATTTAAAATTAGAGTTCTTTAAAATATGTATGAAGTTTATAAGTAATCTTTGTAAACTAAATATAATGATTGTTAAAAGTAAAAAAATTGAACAAGATATAAATATTGTAAAAGATATTTATTAACTTGTCTATAAATTTGAGTGATAATTTTGTAATTAAGTAATTAAAAACAAAAATGTCAGTTTCAACTACTACATAATGATTAAATAAGATTTAATCAATAATTTATGGAGAGTTTGATCCTGGCTCAGAGTGAACGCTGGCGGCGTGCTTAACACATGCAAGTCGAACGAGAACGGGTTATAGCTTGCTATAATTGTCAGCTAAGTGGCGCACGGGTGAGTAATGTATAGGTAATATGCCTCTTACTAAGGGATAACAAATGGAAACGTTTGCTAATACCTTATACTCCTTATTAACAGAAGTTAATAAGGGAAAGATTTATTGGTAAGAGATTAGCCTGTATTGTATCAGTTAGTTGGTGGGGTAATGGCTTACCAAGACTATGACACATAACTGGTTTGAGAGGATGATCAGTCACACTGGAACTGAGACACGGTCCAGACTCCTACGGGAGGCAGCAGTGGGGAATATTGCACAATGGACGAAAGTCTGATGCAGCAACGCCGCGTGGAGGATGACACATTTCGGTGCGTAAACTCCTTTTATATGAGAAGATAATGACGGTATTATATGAATAAGCACCGGCTAACTCCGTGCCAGCAGCCGCGGTAATACGGGGGGTGCAAGCGTTACTCGGAATCACTGGGCGTAAAGAGCATGTAGGCGGATTAATAAGTTTGAAGTGAAATCCTATAGCTTAACTATAGAACTGCTTTGAAAACTGTTAATCTAGAATGTGGGAGAGGTAGATGGAATTTCTGGTGTAGGGGTAAAATCCGTAGAGATCAGAAGGAATACCGATTGCGAAGGCGATCTACTGGAACATTATTGACGCTGAGATGCGAAAGCGTGGGGAGCAAACAGGATTAGATACCCTGGTAGTCCACGCCCTAAACGATGTACACTAGTTGTTGTGAGACTTGATCTTGCAGTAATGCAGTTAACACATTAAGTGTACCGCCTGGGGAGTACGGTCGCAAGATTAAAACTCAAAGGAATAGACGGGGACCCGCACAAGCGGTGGAGCATGTGGTTTAATTCGACGATACACGAAAGAACCTTACCTGGACTTGACATAGTAAGAACTTTCTAGAGATAGATTGGTGTCTGCTTGCAGAAACTTATATACAGGTGCTGCACGGCTGTCGTCAGCTCGTGTCGTGAGATGTTGGGTTAAGTCCCGCAACGAGCGCAACCCTCGTGTTTAGTTGCTAACAGTTCGGCTGAGAACTCTAAACAGACTGCCTACGCAAGTAGGAGGAAGGTGAGGACGACGTCAAGTCATCATGGCCCTTACGTCCAGGGCTACACACGTGCTACAATGGGATATACAAAGAGCGGCAATACGGTGACGTGGAGCAAATCTTATAAAATATCTCCCAGTTCGGATTGTAGTCTGCAACTCGACTACATGAAGTTGGAATCGCTAGTAATCGTAGATCAGCTATGCTACGGTGAATACGTTCCCGGGTCTTGTACTCACCGCCCGTCACACCATGGGAGTCGAACTCATTCGAAGCGGGGATGCTAAAATAGCTACCTTCCACAGTGGATTTGGCGACTGGGGTGAAGTCGTAACAAGGTAACCGTAGGAGAACCTGCGGTTGGATCACCTCCTTTCAAAGAAATATTATTAAGATTTGTTTCTTAATATATAAATAAAAAGAAAAAACTACTTTTAACAACATATATTTAGTTTGTAAAGATTATTTGAAGAACTACAAATAATTTATAGGTAAATATGGGCCTATAGCTCAGCTGGCTAGAGCGCTCGACTGATAATCGTGAGGTCTCAGGTTCAAGTCCTGATAGGCCCACCATCATGGGGAATTAGCTCAGCTGGGAGAGCGCCTGCTTTGCACGCAGGAGGTCAGCGGTTCGATCCCGCTATTCTCCACCATATATACTATAAGAATAAAATTAGATATAAGCTTTTATATATAAGAGTTTATATCTGGTTTTAATCAGAAGCGTTACCTTGAAATAACTTTAGTTATTTTAAGTAATATGATATTTAAAAATATAATGTTAAAGTCTTTAAAATTTTTTCGTAAAATTAAATAGTAATGTTTAATTTTAAATAAAAAAATTTCATATCTAAAATTTAATGTAAAAGTTAAATTTAACTATAGATAACACAACTAACTTATTATAGTATGTACTTGTATATATGTTTAATAAGATAGTAGCCAAAGAATATTATCAAATTTAGAGTAATTTTAATTAATTACTCTAGGCAAGAAAAGAAATCTAAATTTATTTAGATTTTATTATAAGCTATTAAGGGCTAATGGTGGATGCCTTGACTGTAAGAGGCGATGAAGGACGTATTAGGCTGCGATAAGCCTCGGGGAGCTGCCAAAGAGCTTTGATCCGAGGATTTCCGAATGGGGCAACCCAGCATATAGAGATATATGTTACCCTACGGGGAGCGAACCTGGTGAAGTGAAACATCTCAGTAGCCAGAGGAAGAGAAATCAAATGAGATTCCCATAGTAGCGGCGAGCGAACTGGGATTAGGACAAACCCAATGCTTGCATTGGGGGTTGTAGGACTATAATGTGTAATTAAAGAGAATAGATGAATTAGTTGGAAAACTAGAGCATAGAAGGTGATACTCCTGTAATTAAAATTCTCAATAATACTAATAGTATCCTGAGTAGGTCGGAACACGTGATATTTTGACTGAAGCTGGGGGGACCACCCTCCAATCCTAAATACTACTTACAGATCGATAGTGAACAAGTACCGTGAGGGAAAGGTGAAAAGTACTGCAGCGAGCAGAGTGAAATAGAACCTGAAACCATTAGCTTACAATCATTCAGAGCCCTATGATTTATCAGGGTGATGGACTGCCTTTTGCATAATGAGCCTGCGAGTTGTGGTGTCTGGCAAGGTTAAGCCAAGTGCGAAGCCGTAGCGAAAGCGAGTCTTAATAGGGCGACATAGTCAGATGCTGCAGACCCGAAACGAAGTGATCTATCCATGAGCAGGTTGAAGCTGGTGTAAGAGCCAGTGGAGGACCGAACCCGCTGACGTTGAAAAGTCTTGGGATGACTTGTGGATAGGGGTGAAAGGCCAATCAAACTTCGTGATAGCTGGTTCTCTCCGAAATATATTTAGGTATAGCCTTGTGTTGTAGCATATAGGGGTAGAGCACTGAATGGGCTAGGGCTGCTTACCGCGGTACCAAACCCTATCAAACTATGAATACTATATGTGGAATCACAGGAGTCAGGCGGTGGGTGATAAAATCCGTCGTCAAGAGGGGAACAACCCAGACTAACAGCTAAGGTCCCTAAGTTACATCTAAGTGGAAAACGATGTGGAGTTACTGTGACAACCAGGAGGTTGGCTTAGAAGCAGCCATCCTTTAAAGAAAGCGTAACAGCTCACTGGTCTAGTGATTCTGCGCGGAAAATATAACGGGGCTAAGATGTACACCGAAGCTTTAGATTCAATTTTTAATTGAGTGGTAGGAGAGCGTTCTATTCAGCGTTGAAGGTATACCGGTAAGGAGTGCTGGAGCGGATAGAAGTGAGCATGCAGGCATGAGTAGCGATAATTAAGGTGAGAATCCTTAACGCCGAAAACCCAAGGTTTCCTACGCGATGCTCGTCATCGTAGGGTTAGTCGGGTCCTAAGTCGAGACTGAAAAGTGTAGACGATGGCAAATTGGTTAATATTCCAATACCAACATATAAGCGCGATGTGGGGACGCATAGAGTTAGTCGAGCTCACTGATGGAATAGTGGGTCGAAGGATGTAGGTTGTTAAGTAGGCAAATCCGCTTAACGTTAGACCGAGATCTTACAGGCTCTTGACACTCTTCGGAGGAGATGGAGAATCGATGATACTGTCGTGCCAAGAAAAGCCACTAAGTTTATTATATGTTGCCCGTACCGTAAACCGACACAGGTGGGTGGGATGAGTATTCTAAGGCGCGTGGAAGAACCCTCTTTAAGGAACTCTGCAAAATAGCACCGTATCTTCGGTATAAGGTGTGCCTACTTTGGTATATGAACTTGCTTCAAAAAGCTAGAGAGGTTGCAACAAAGAGTCCCTCCCGACTGTTTACCAAAAACACAGCACTTTGCTAACACGTAAGTGGATGTATAAGGTGTGACGCCTGCCCGGTGCTCGAAGGTTAATTGATGATGTCAGCGCAAGCGAAGCATTTGATCGAAGCCCGAGTAAACGGCGGCCGTAACTATAACGGTCCTAAGGTAGCGAAATTCCTTGTCAGTTAAATACTGACCTGCATGAATGGCGTAACGAGATGGGAGCTGTCTCAAAGAGGGATCCAGTGAAATTGTAGTGGAGGTGAAAATTCCTCCTACCCGCGGAAAGACGGAAAGACCCCGTGCACCTTTACTACAGCTTGACACTGTAGCTTGGATATTCATGTGCAGGATAGGTGGGAGGCTATGATGACTAGACGCAAGTAGAGTCGGAGCCATCCTTGAGATACCACCCTTGAATATTTGAGTTACTAACTGCGATGAGTTATCCTCATTCAGGACAATGTCTGGTGGGTAGTTTGACTGGGGCGGTCGCCTCCTAAATAGTAACGGAGGCTTACAAAGGTTAGTTCAAAGCGGATGGAAATCGCTTGTTGAGTATAATGGCATAAACTAGCTTGACTGTGAGACCTACAAGTCGAACAGAGACGAAAGTCGGTCATAGTGATCCGGTGGTTCTGCGTGGAAGGGCCATCGCTCAAAGGATAAAAGGTACGCCGGGGATAACAGGCTGATCTCCCCCAAGAGCTCACATCGACGGGGAGGTTTGGCACCTCGATGTCGGCTCATCGCATCCTGGGGCTGTAGTCGGTCCCAAGGGTATGGCTGTTCGCCATTTAAAGCGGTACGCGAGCTGGGGTTCAGAACGTCGTGAGACAGTTCGGTCCCTATCTTCCGTGGGCGTAGGAAAGTTGAAGAGATTTGTCCCTAGTACGAGAGGACCGGGATGAACCAACCACTGGTGTACCAATTGTTCTGCCAAGAGCATCGTTGGGTAGCCACGTTGGGATGTGATAAGAGCTGAAAGCATCTAAGCTCGAAGCCAACTCTAAGATGAACTTTCCCTGAAGTTCCCAGCAAGACTAGCTGGTTGATAGGCTGGATGTGTAATGGGTGTAAGCCCTTTAGCTGACCAGTACTAATAGAACGTTTGGCTTATTTTTAACAATTTTCTTTGGTTTACTATCTTATTAAGCATATTTCTTATGTTTAATTTGTGTTGATTATGTATAGATATACAAATATGAAATTAGCTTTTTAAAGCTACAAAGACTTTAGCATTAAATTTCTCAATCTCGCAATTTGAGTATTAAGAGTTTACAAAAGCTTTTAGTACTCAAATTTGCTGGTGGTTAAAGAGAAGTGGAAATACCCAGCCCCATTCCGAACCTGGTAGTCAAGCACTTCATCGCCGATAATACTGCTGGGTCCCCCGGTGGAAACGTAGGTCGCTGCCAGCTCATTGAGTTTTTATTAAATCCAAAGAGCTTATCTTGTCTTACTATAGTTTTAGTAGGTCAAGGTAAGCTTTTTTATTTTACTTCTTGTTTTATTTTTTTATATCTACATTCTACACTTAATATTCGGGTTTTATATTTATACTAACAATCTTTTACTACACTTTTATAATTATTTCTTTAAATATAATTTAATATATGTTTTTGTTTCTTTTATGATATAATTTTTTACATTACATTCAAGGAGGAAACATGAAAAAATTTGTTGCTATATTAGCTATTTTTAGTGCTTTATTTTTAGGAGCTATTGATCTTCAAACTGCTTCAAAAAGTGACTTAATGGAAATTAAAGGTATTGGTGAGAAAAAAGCAGATGCTATTATTGAGTATAGAAAATCAAATACTATAAACTCTGCTGATGACTTAAAAAACATAAAAGGATTTGGGGATACTATTATTGACAATATAAAAAAGGATATAAAAGTAAAATCTAATACATCTAAAAAAGATGAAAAGAATAAATCAAAAGCTGAAGATAACAAAGAGTCAAAGAAAACTAAAAACTCTAAATCTGACAATTAATCCTTAAATCATTAATAAATTTTTCTTAGAAAACTAGACTTTTATGAACAAAAATTCATATTTATTTCATTAAGAATTCATATTCAAAGATTAAACTTCCCAAAATTAAAAGGAGAATCTTTGATTTCACATGCTTATAAAGCTTTAATCGCAAACAAATTAAAAACATTTTTAATCATAATAAGTCTTATATTCTCTATCGTTTCAATATTTTTAATAAGTTCTATTTCAAATGGAGTAATCTCTATGTACTCATCAATGCTAAAAAGTGATGGTGACATAATAATTACTCAAGCAAAAATTTCTGATACATTTTTCTCAAATGTTGATATTAATTTAATTAAAGAAATAGAGTATTTAAAAAATATAAATGAAGCAGGAGCTATGATAGTAGGAGCAAGTCCTGTAGAAAAACTTCCTATTGTAGCTATTTATGGAGTTACTCAAAATAGATTCAAAAATTATAAATTAGAAAAAGGAAAATATCCTTTAAATAATGAAGTTATAGTTGGGAAATCAATTTTTGAACAACTATCAAATAGAAATGAAGTTCAAATTGCAAATAAAACTTTTAAAATTTCTGGTGTTTTTGAAAGTGAAATAGGATTTGAAAATGGTGGAATTGTTTTAAATATATCAGATGCTGGAGAAATTTTTAATAAATCAGCTTCAATGATTTTAGTAAATACAGCTTTAAATTCAGATGTTGAAGAGATTATAAAAGAGATAAAAACTTTATCAAAAGATATTGATGTTAAATCTACTCAAAATTTTGTGGATAACTACAATCAATTTAAAATTATAAAAACATCATCAAATGTTATATCTTTTATAGCTTTTTTCCTTGGATTACTTGGAATTGTAAGCCTTATGAGTATCACAGTAAATCAAAGAAAAAGT
Above is a genomic segment from Aliarcobacter cryaerophilus containing:
- a CDS encoding aspartate-semialdehyde dehydrogenase — protein: MRKFNVAVVGATGAVGEEVFRVMEELNFPVNKVVPLASARSAGSTIEFKNKDVVVLELTETVFEEQEVEIAFFCAGGSISEKFAKFAVEAGAVVIDNTSHFRMDPKVPLVVPEVNPDDIGLWRETGIIANPNCSTIQMVQSLKPLDDLYGIKRVDVSTYQAVSGAGKSGMEELVKQMQDFFAFRLDETEIKAFAHQIALNVIPQIDVAMENGFTKEEMKMVNETQKIMHKNFEVAATCVRVPVLRSHSESLTVTFKDGVDVDVNEVRNALENFENVKVIDDLPNKKYPMPIISTDTDFTYVGRIRKDVYASNIIHYFNVADQVRVGAATNAVRIGLKWIELESEM
- a CDS encoding YqhA family protein, encoding MFEKFFENALWKSRFIVILAVIFGFMGSVILFIVASVDVINVAKFIFTTFMDGTHPEHFHEDIVAGIIGAVDLYLIAVVLLIFSFGIYELFISKIDAACSPEDCNSILNISSLDQLKDKIAKVIIMVLVVNYFQRVLHTKYETPLELLYFSLAIVALAVGLYFTGKVGKK
- the hemE gene encoding uroporphyrinogen decarboxylase → MSKIFVDACFRRPTPYTPVWMMRQAGRYLKEYMEVRSKAGNFLNLCHNPKLAAEVTIQPLDIVGVDAAILFSDILVIPNEMGMHLEFLQGEGPVFKDPIKTEADLDKLIGGVEAANKLTYVYETIKLLKQQLPEDKALIGFTGAPWTLATYMIEGQGTKTYNLCKKIMYSNPEFLHKILRKVTDVVKFYLEKQIEAGADVVQIFDSWAAAIEPGRYDEFSWKYMVEIAEYIKERYPHIPVIMFPKGVAAFIERGLVYGNFDVFGVDWGTPMALAKEKLGSKYVLQGNMEPCRLYSKEETTKCVEAIQNVMKGEGHIFNLGHGILPDVPVENAIHFVKECQRVSKK
- a CDS encoding ComEA family DNA-binding protein, whose amino-acid sequence is MKKFVAILAIFSALFLGAIDLQTASKSDLMEIKGIGEKKADAIIEYRKSNTINSADDLKNIKGFGDTIIDNIKKDIKVKSNTSKKDEKNKSKAEDNKESKKTKNSKSDN
- a CDS encoding ABC transporter permease, yielding MISHAYKALIANKLKTFLIIISLIFSIVSIFLISSISNGVISMYSSMLKSDGDIIITQAKISDTFFSNVDINLIKEIEYLKNINEAGAMIVGASPVEKLPIVAIYGVTQNRFKNYKLEKGKYPLNNEVIVGKSIFEQLSNRNEVQIANKTFKISGVFESEIGFENGGIVLNISDAGEIFNKSASMILVNTALNSDVEEIIKEIKTLSKDIDVKSTQNFVDNYNQFKIIKTSSNVISFIAFFLGLLGIVSLMSITVNQRKSEFGIKRALGIKTSKIVYSIIIESFLIGLFSFICAFILSNIVLFFIKNIDSLQGYVNGEISLDLTLYIFVTSILMAIIGSIIPALNAAKTDPVLLIQGNKI